The proteins below are encoded in one region of Actinomycetota bacterium:
- a CDS encoding LemA family protein translates to MGWLIVLAVIIVLATSFVGIYNRLVGSNIKVNAAWSDIDVQLKRRYDLIGNLVETVKGYASHEKSVFEEVTKARSVAMGAGNPVARAEAEGGLTATLKTLFAVAENYPELKANQNFLSLQDDLEETENKIESARRYYNGTVRDFNTTREVFPNTLVTSLFSGKFPKREMFEVERPEEREAVKVEF, encoded by the coding sequence TGGTTAATTGTTTTAGCTGTCATTATAGTATTAGCAACTTCTTTTGTTGGTATCTATAACAGGTTGGTTGGTAGTAATATTAAAGTTAATGCTGCCTGGAGTGATATTGATGTTCAGTTAAAGAGAAGATATGATTTAATCGGAAATCTTGTAGAGACTGTGAAAGGTTATGCTTCTCACGAAAAATCTGTGTTTGAGGAAGTAACGAAAGCAAGATCAGTTGCGATGGGAGCAGGTAACCCAGTAGCAAGAGCTGAGGCTGAAGGTGGTTTAACTGCCACATTAAAGACACTGTTCGCTGTAGCAGAAAATTATCCCGAATTAAAGGCAAATCAGAATTTCCTATCCCTTCAAGATGACTTGGAAGAAACTGAAAACAAGATTGAATCTGCAAGACGTTATTACAACGGTACTGTAAGAGATTTCAACACTACGAGAGAAGTATTTCCAAACACTTTAGTAACATCGCTCTTTAGTGGAAAATTCCCAAAGAGAGAAATGTTTGAGGTTGAAAGACCAGAAGAAAGAGAAGCTGTAAAAGTAGAATTCTAA